Proteins encoded together in one Astatotilapia calliptera chromosome 7, fAstCal1.2, whole genome shotgun sequence window:
- the tescb gene encoding tescalcin b — MGALQSSPGRPEYSDLAEKTGFSFEQIGVLHKRFKQLSHNEETLRRDHFNEIDDLAFNPIRAQIIEAFFDRRNFHQNGEGKVQEIGFEEFVVVMSHFRPPSAHMTEEQRGKTRREKLRFLFNMHDTDNDGIITLEEYRHVVEELLSRSGTLEKETAKCIADAAMLEVASISVGHMEPDEFYEGITFEHFLKLLERFEIESRMIIRFLNMDTTTLCK; from the exons ATGGGTGCACTACAGTCCTCACCTGGACGGCCAGAATATAGTGATCTGGCGGAAAAGACGGGCT TTTCATTTGAACAGATTGGAGTTCTGCATAAAAGATTTAAGCAGCTGAGTCACAATGAAGAGACTCTACG GAGAGATCATTTCAATGAAATCGACGACCTAGCGTTCAATCCCATCCGCGCACAGATCATAGAGGCGTTTTTTGACAGAAG AAACTTCCATCAGAATGGCGAGGGAAAAGTTCAGGAGATTGGCTTTGAAGAGTTCGTGGTGGTCATGTCCCATTTTAGGCCGCCATCGGCGCACATGACAGAAGAGCAGCGTGGAAAGACCAGGAGAGAGAAACTGAGAT ttttattCAACATGCACGATACAGACAACGATGGGATAATAACTCTAGAGGAATACAGACAT GTGGTGGAGGAGCTGTTATCTCGGAGTGGGACACTGGAGAAGGAAACAGCCAAATGCATTGCTGATGCAGCCATGTTGGAGGTGGCCAGTATTTCAGTGGGTCACATG GAGCCTGATGAATTCTATGAGGGCATCACATTTGAGCACTTCCTCAAG TTGCTGGAAAGATTTGAAATTGAATCGAGAATGATCATTCGCTTTTTGAATATGGACACGACAACTTTGTGTAAGTGA
- the m17 gene encoding IL-6 subfamily cytokine M17 produces the protein MNGHVKNMHFQQFMETAATLLSLLLLMTVDSTKTVALSTNQQCGNLLQQTLKITRIVHKESGDLIKTYKAAQGEMSELFCKVSVNDIPDPNISGLDPPARIASIYTHLQAFLPHFKRVYKQQTDLQSPGSPLLKELTRVWGRTESLASFMNTFYQSLFPNLPIPEPAGGPTTLPPAQNVFQQKVYGCVVLKTYKDFMSNVSKELRNLKSKVCTKRTPINAF, from the exons ATGAATGGTCATGTAAAGAATATGCATTTTCAGCAGTTCATGGAAACAGCAGCAA CATTACTGTCTCTCTTGCTGCTTATGACTGTTGATTCAACAAAAACTGTGGCATTAAGCACGAATCAGCAGTGTGGGAATCTCCTGCAGCAGACTTTGAAGATCACCAGAATTGTACACAAGGAATCTGGTGACCTAATCAAGACATAT AAAGCCGCTCAAGGGGAAATGTCAGAGCTCTTCTGCAAGGTGTCGGTGAACGACATCCCTGATCCCAACATCTCTGGGCTGGATCCCCCAGCAAGGATAGCAAGCATCTACACGCATCTCCAAGCTTTCCTCCCACATTTTAAACGTGTATACAAGCAGCAGACAGACTTACAATCGCCTGGCAGCCCTCTCCTGAAAGAGCTCACCAGAGTCTGGGGTCGCACTGAGAGTCTGGCCAGTTTCATGAACACATTTTATCAGAGCCTCTTCCCAAACCTGCCCATACCTGAGCCGGCAGGGGGGCCGACAACACTACCACCAGCTCAGAACGTCTTCCAGCAGAAGGTGTACGGCTGCGTGGTCCTGAAGACCTACAAGGATTTCATGTCAAACGTTTCCAAAGAACTGAGGAATCTAAAAAGCAAAGTGTGCACGAAGAGGACACCAATCAATGCATTCTGA
- the taok3b gene encoding serine/threonine-protein kinase TAO3 — protein MSGYKRMRRQHQKQLIALENRLKAEMDEHRLRLQKELETHANNTYIELERLAKRHVAQTDKEMKSVAAEERRIQQQIVAQQKKELTSFLENQKKEYRLCKDKIKEEMDNDPCIPKEEKQERLSRHKETMQRSQAEEEAHLLAQQRLVYDRSCRALKRRSLLRKHEFEQEQLREELNKKRTQKEMEHALMIRQDESTQDLERRQLQMLQKLRIELMRLQHQTELENQEEYNNRRQRELHRKHTLEQRQQPRNLKTLEMQIKKQFQDTCKVQNKQYKALRNHQLEVSPKGDHKTILKALKEEQTRKLAILAEQYEKSINEMMASQAMRLEAEQETECQALKQQLKQEMELLDAYQKKTKSQMETQHEREQQKLEQKVSIRRAHLEQKIEEELAALQKERTERIKHLLERQDREINAFDTESRSLGFGSLGSIDFPKEDNR, from the exons ATGTCTGGGTATAAGCGCATGCGGCGACAGCACCAGAAGCAGCTGATCGCCCTGGAGAACAGGCTAAAGGCCGAGATGGATGAGCATAGGCTCCGGCTGCAGAAGGAATTGGAGACACATGCGAACAACACTTACATTGAGCTGGAAAGACTGGCCAAACGCCATGTTGCTCAAACAGACAAAGAG ATGAAGTCAGTTGCAGCAGAAGAGAGGAGGATCCAGCAGCAGATTGTTGCTCAGCAAAAGAAAGAGCTGACTTCTTTCTTAGAAAACCAGAAAAAGGAATACAGGCTTTGCAAAGACAAGATCAAGGAA GAGATGGACAATGACCCTTGTATACCCAAGGAGGAAAAGCAGGAGCGTCTGTCGAGGCACAAAGAAACAATGCAGCGCTCTCAGGCTGAGGAGGAAGCTCACCTGCTGGCCCAGCAGAGGCTGGTGTACGATCGCAGCTGCAGGGCTCTGAAACGCCGGAGTCTGCTCAGGAAACATGAGTTTGAACAAGAGCAACTGAGAGAG GAGCTGAACAAGAAGAGGACCCAGAAAGAGATGGAACATGCCCTGATGATCCGGCAGGATGAGTCCACCCAGGACCTGGAGCGCAGGCAGCTGCAGATGCTCCAGAAGCTGCGCATCGAACTCATGCGGCTGCAGCACCAGACAGAGCTTGAAAACCAGGAGGAGTACAATAACCGTCGGCAAAGGGAActgcacagaaaacacactCTGGAGCAACGACAGCAGCCCAGAAACCTCAAG ACACTGGAGATGCAGATCAAAAAACAGTTTCAGGACACATGTAAGGTGCAGAATAAGCAGTACAAGGCTCTTAGGAACCATCAGCTAGAGGTGTCTCCCAAAGGTGACCATAAAACCATCCTGAAGGCCCTAAAAGAGGAGCAGACACGCAAGTTGGCCATACTGGCTGAGCAGTACGAGAAGAGCATCAACGAGATGATGGCTTCACAAGCG ATGCGATTAGAAGCGGAGCAGGAAACGGAGTGCCAAGCTctgaagcagcagctgaagcaaGAGATGGAACTCCTGGACGCTTACCAGAAAAAAACCAAGTCACAGATGGAGACCCAACATGAGCGCGAGCAGCAGAAACTTGAGCAGAAGGTCTCCATACGGAGAGCGCACCTTGAACAGAAG ATTGAGGAGGAACTGGCTGCACTTCAGAAGGAACGTACCGAACGGATTAAGCACTTGTTGGAACGTCAGGACAGAGAAATTAATGCTTTTGACACAGAAAGTAGAAGCCTCGGCTTTGGAAGCCTGGGATCTATAGACTTCCCCaaagaagacaacagatga
- the LOC113025755 gene encoding heat shock protein beta-1-like produces MGEENKILSRPIFRRDVEWDPFPNWTQPSRIFAQDFGLPPFLEPGDLDWLDWAKKRLASFSWPGYTQSPLLPPFIGMRPTDQKGLRQLTSGVSEIQTGPNSWKINLDVNHFSPEEITITTKEGYLQISGTHEERQDEHGLVSRCFTRKYKLPQGVDLQQISSSLSADGVLSVEAPVPGTSSSIPGNEIVIPVQIRQKQDEQKDEPVSRA; encoded by the exons ATGggtgaagaaaataaaatattatccCGTCCAATTTTCCGCCGAGATGTGGAATGGGATCCTTTTCCAAACTGGACACAGCCGAGCCGTATCTTTGCTCAGGATTTTGGTCTTCCACCCTTCCTGGAGCCCGGTGATCTGGACTGGCTAGACTGGGCGAAGAAGAGACTGGCATCTTTCTCATGGCCAGGGTACACACAAAGTCCCCTTCTCCCCCCATTTATTGGTATGCGACCCACAGACCAGAAGGGATTGAGACAACTGACAAGTGGAGTATCAGAGATCCAAACAGGGCCAAACAGCTGGAAGATTAATCTGGATGTTAATCACTTCTCACCTGAAGAGATCACAATCACAACCAAAGAGGGCTATTTACAAATATCAG gaACCCACGAAGAAAGACAGGATGAGCATGGACTGGTTTCAAGGTGCTTCACTCGTAAATACAA gTTGCCACAGGGGGTTGACTTGCAGCAGATCAGTTCATCCCTGTCTGCAGATGGAGTCCTGTCTGTAGAGGCCCCTGTGCCAGGGACCTCAAGCAGCATCCCAGGCAATGAGATTGTCATACCAGTTCAGATCAGACAGAAGCAGGATGAACAAAAGGATGAACCAGTGAGCAGAGCTTGA